The DNA segment GAGCTGCCGGTGATCGCCGCGGTGAACGGCACGGCGGCCGGCGTGGGGGCCCACCTGGCGTTGTGTTGTGACCTGGTGATCATGGCCGACAACGCCAAGTTCATCGAGGTATTCGCTCGCCGGGGCCTGGTGCCTGACGGGCTCGGTGCCTGGATCCTGCCCCGCCTGGTGGGACTACAGAAGGCTAAGGAACTCATGTTCTTTGCCGAGGACATCAGCGCCGAAGAGGCTCTCCGAATCGGACTCTGCAACCGAGTAGTTCCCGGCGACGATCTCATCGAGGCCGCCACCGAATGGGCGGAACGGCTGGCCAGCGGCCCGACCCGAAGCTTCATGCTCACTAAGTGGCTGGTGAACCGGTCGTTGGACGTCGACCGGCGCACGCTGGAGGACAATGAGGCGTGGGCCGTTGAACTCAACAACGGCACCGTGGACTCCGCCGAGGGCCTGGCCAGCTTCCGCGAGCGTCGCGATCCGGTGTGGCGGGGTTTCTAGGACCCGTGCGCCCAGGGCCAGTGCTTCTAATGTCAGCCGCGATGACGGCGTACAGACGAGGGCTGGACTGATGATCATCCGGGTTGATGCAGCGGGTGAGATCCGGGTCGACGAGCACGACGTGTTCACCGACTTCCACGTCGAGGACAGCGCCGGGTGTTCCACCGCTGACCTGGCAGCCACCATGGGCGAGGACACCCGGGCCGACGGCGAGTACCTCTGGATCGCCGAGACGGCTGTCCGCCATTGGCTGTCAGGCCGCATCGACGAAACGTGGGACGAGGGCTTCTCGGGCATGTTCGCCTATGCCCGTTCTAAGGGTTGGACCAACGACGCAGGCACCCATCTACGGTCCCACGTCGAGCACCCCGACTGATTCGCTTCCGATCGACTTATTCCAGACTGAGAATCCGGCCCATCGAGTTTCAGGCCCCGAACATGACAGGAGTTTTCGTGGCAGACCTCACCGTCCTACACAACCCCCATTGACACGCATCCAAGAACGCCTTGGCGGTCGCCGAGGAGTTGGGAGTCGACGCCCACGTCGTGCTCTACATGAAGGAACCACCGGACGAGGCGTTGCTGCGACGCATCGCCGCGGGGCTGTCCGATCCCGTGGAGGACCTGGTCCGTAAGGACTCGCAGTTCAAGAAGTTGGAGTTGGTCGAGGAAGATTACGTGGGCGACGCCGATGCGGTGGTTGAACTACTGGCCCGCCGCAAGGCCCTCCTGCAGCGACCCATCCTGGTGCGGGGCGATCTGGCAGGCGATGGACCGCTGGTGACCACCGTGGGGCGGCCCAAGGACCGGCTCTACGAGTTCATCGGCGGCGGAAGCTGAGCCCGAAGTGAAACCCACCGCTGACCTTTGTGACGACCACGGTGATGCGGTTCAGGTGCTGACCGGCGGCTTCGGGTCCTACGGAGGCGTGGACGCCTTTCGTGGACCGGTGTCGACCCTGGCTGTGTTCG comes from the Acidimicrobiales bacterium genome and includes:
- a CDS encoding enoyl-CoA hydratase/isomerase family protein, which produces MSDDPTPQQSDIEQPDVEEQVRFEIRNQVAWITIDNPTKGNAISPDMRDRMASLINGCNGRFEARAIVITAVGRKLFCPGADISVGREFAPRPDDAPPLAVGESRRMMLEGQLKLMPAILDSELPVIAAVNGTAAGVGAHLALCCDLVIMADNAKFIEVFARRGLVPDGLGAWILPRLVGLQKAKELMFFAEDISAEEALRIGLCNRVVPGDDLIEAATEWAERLASGPTRSFMLTKWLVNRSLDVDRRTLEDNEAWAVELNNGTVDSAEGLASFRERRDPVWRGF
- a CDS encoding ArsC/Spx/MgsR family protein, which codes for MAVAEELGVDAHVVLYMKEPPDEALLRRIAAGLSDPVEDLVRKDSQFKKLELVEEDYVGDADAVVELLARRKALLQRPILVRGDLAGDGPLVTTVGRPKDRLYEFIGGGS